The following proteins come from a genomic window of Micromonospora echinofusca:
- a CDS encoding aldo/keto reductase, with amino-acid sequence MPISTITAASAGTWTLGDLTVNRIGFGAMRLTSTGSAASDRDRVVGVLRRAVELGVNHIDTAAFYFSPLRSANEIINTALSPYVDDLVITTKVGPGRDPSGGWLPLARPDELRGQVEENLRQLGRDHLDVVNLRQHGLESVAEHFGALADLREAGLIRHLGLSNIRPQHLAQAQAIAPVVCVQNPYGVDTRRMHDQFVRTCGEQGVAFVPFFAIAGDAREAGGVAANTAVQAIAHARGVTPAQVRIAWTLSRGPHLLAIPGTSNPEHLVENLAAGALVLSPDELASLE; translated from the coding sequence ATGCCCATTAGCACGATCACTGCGGCGTCCGCAGGCACCTGGACGCTCGGCGACCTGACTGTCAACCGAATCGGGTTCGGCGCGATGCGCCTGACGAGCACCGGCAGTGCGGCGAGCGACCGCGACCGGGTTGTCGGTGTGCTGCGCCGGGCGGTCGAGCTCGGTGTGAACCACATCGACACGGCGGCGTTCTACTTCTCGCCGCTCCGGTCGGCCAACGAGATAATCAACACGGCGCTCTCGCCGTACGTCGACGACCTGGTCATCACCACGAAGGTCGGGCCGGGCCGTGACCCCTCAGGGGGGTGGCTGCCGCTGGCCCGGCCGGATGAGCTGCGCGGGCAGGTCGAGGAGAACCTGCGTCAGCTCGGCCGCGACCACCTGGATGTCGTGAACCTGCGCCAGCACGGCCTGGAATCGGTCGCGGAGCACTTCGGCGCGCTGGCCGACCTGCGCGAAGCCGGCCTCATCCGGCACCTCGGCCTGTCCAACATCCGCCCGCAGCACCTCGCGCAGGCGCAGGCGATCGCCCCGGTGGTCTGCGTGCAGAACCCGTACGGCGTCGACACCCGACGCATGCACGACCAGTTCGTACGCACCTGCGGCGAACAGGGCGTTGCATTCGTGCCGTTCTTCGCGATCGCCGGCGACGCGCGTGAGGCCGGCGGCGTGGCCGCCAACACGGCTGTGCAGGCCATCGCACACGCGCGCGGCGTGACGCCGGCGCAGGTGCGGATCGCGTGGACCCTCAGCCGCGGGCCCCACCTGCTGGCCATTCCCGGCACCAGCAACCCCGAGCACCTGGTC